CCGTCCCTGTGCTTCGACGACTGGCGGTCGGGACTGTTCGTCAGCACCGGGATCAGCGCTCCGGACGACGCCCCCGTCGTGCAGCGCGAGCAGTGCTGGGCGGGTTACCGCGATGGTGCGTACCCCAACGCCTCCGGGGACCCGGTGAAGACCTCCACCGGCGGTACGCCACCGCCTTCGCCGACCGCGGAGCGGCCTCGGCGGTCAAGCACGGTGCTGCTCACCGACGACCCCGGCACCGATCACATCAACGTCCGCATCACTCCCTACGGCAGGAACCTGCTGGTCTCGTGGGAGAGCGTCGCCGACGCGACCTGCAAGGACGGCACCTGCACGGAAAGTTCACCGGCACCCACCTGCAGGTCATCGACCACACCGGTACGCCGGTCTCGGCGGACGAGGTGGTGGACGCCCGTATCGCCGGCGACATCGCGACCCTGCCGGACGGCAGCCTGAGCTGGGCCTTCGCGTCCGCCACTCCCGACTACAGCTCCGCGATGTCCGGCGCCTCCCCGACCACCACGGTTCTGTCGATCGCCCATCTCACCGACTGAACGCGGCAAGGTCGCCACGTCCCTCAAGCAGTCAGGCAGGCTTCAGGGAGGTCGCCGCCGCCTCGAGCGAGGACCAGCACACCCGGCCCCGACGATCACGGGTGCCGTGATCGTCGGGCGGTGTGTCGTCCATCGGTGCAGCTTGATCTGACGATCGGGTACCCGTCGCCGGACGTCGTTCCTCAGGTCCTGGCTGTGCGCAGGCCGGGTACGGACCAGCCGACTGCCGCGACGGCCGCGAGGGCTCCGGCGACGAGGAACGGATGGGCGATGAGCGCGTCGGAGACGTGGTTGAGCGGGTTGTTCGGGAGCAGGGTGGTGCGTTCGGCGAGCCACGCCGCGGCCAGCACGATGCCGATCGCCGCGACGGTGCGGCGAGCCGCCGGGTAGATCCGGGTTCGGCTGAGGAGCAGCAGCGACGGCATGAGAAGGGCGACGACCATGAGTTGGGTGAGTTCGATGCCGAGGTTGAAGCCGAGCAGGCCGGCGACCAGGGATCCGCGGCCGAGGTCGAGGCCGCCCAGCAGCGTGGCGAACGCCAGGCCGTGCATGAGCCCGAATCCGGCGGCGATCCACGCCTCGCCGCCGGGCACGAGGGGCCGGAGGGCGTGGATGCCGGAGACCAGGATGGACAGGGCGATCAGGCTTTCCACCACGCGCGTGGGAGCACTGATGTAGCCGAGGGCGGCCAGGGCGAGGGTGATGGAGTGCCCGACGGCGAAGGCGGTGACCACGTGCACGACGCGCAGGCAGTTGCGGCGCAGGTCGTCGGCGCGGACCCAACGGCCGCGGCGGGCCAGGAGCGGTGCGGGAAGCAGGAGCATGATGAGGAACAGCAGATGGTCGGCGCCTTCGGCGATGTGCCGGATGCCCAGATGTACGGCGGCGGCGAAACCGTGCTCGGTGGAGGCGCCGGCGGCCGGTACCGAGATGGTGTGCTGCTGCCAGTCGAGCACGCCCACGGTCGTGTAGCCGTCGGAACCGTCGGGGCGCAGCGAGACGAGGATCTGGTGGGACAGCAGGTGGTGGACGATCGCGTCGTAGGTGAGCCGGAAGTCGTGGACCGTGCCGGTCGGCGGCCTCAGGACCAGGCTGAAGACCAGGTGGTCGACACCGTCGATGTTCTCGACGCGACCGCCGCTGACGGTGGTGGTCCACCGAGTGCCGTCGGGGTCGGCCGCGGAGGTGTGGCTGAGCACGTAGCGGCGCAGTTCCTCGAGCCTGGCCGGCTGGACGACGGTCTTCGCGGTGAGGGGCTCGTCGAGGGCGATGGCGAGCCGGTCGATGGGCAGTTCCACCGTGCCGGTCACCTGCTCCGGTGCCACGTCGAGCAGGATCGCGGTGGTGCTGAGGGGGTGGGCGTTCGCGCGCGTCGGCGCCGTGATCGTCAGGATGGCCGTCAGGGCCGCGAGACATGTGAGCAGTGTCCCGGCGCGGGCCGCCCACCTGCCGAGCGGGCCGCGTCGGGGGTGCCGCCCTGTGCGGGGCGCCGCCAGGGGAGGCGTGAAGGCGCGTACGGTCACTTCGGCGTGCTGCTGCCGTAGTCGTTGGTCTTGTCCCGGTACACCGAGTGGTAGTGGATGTCGGGTGTGCTCTGGCTGCGGGTGTTGATGAACTCGATCCACACGCTCGGGCCGTCGATACGGATGTAGCTGTTCTCGTCGGTCGGGCCGGCGTTGTTGGACCAGCCGATGCGGGTTTTGTCCAGCTCGGACTCGTACTTCGCCGTCAGCTTGTCTGCGGCCGTGCTGGCGAGGTCACCGACGTACGTCCTGATCGCCGCGATGACCAGCTTCTTCTGTGCGGCGGTCAGCTCCGACACCAGCAGCCCCTCGGAGGTGGGGAACACCCCCGAGTCCTTGCCGGGGCCCATGACCAGGTCGTCGAACGTTCCGGAGGTGATCTCCGCGGCCTTCTTCTGCGTGGCGTCGAGCCCCGCCAGCATGCCGAACATGGCCGTCGACTCGGCCTTGACCGGCTCGACCGTGGTGCCGCCGGACTTGAACGACGTCGGCTCGGAGCCGACGAACTGCGGGGTCTGGCTGACCTTGTCACCGTTGTAGGTGAGGTTGCGGGCCAGGTGGTGCCCGCCGAACTGGACCATGAACGGCTGCGTCGTCGACGGCGTCCCGTATACGGCGAAATAGTAGTCCTTCAGGCTGCCGAAACCGTCCGCGCCCTGGCCCCCGAGGCTGTTCAGCTTGTTGTCGGCCTCCCGGATGTCGGCGTCCTCCTGGGCGCCGCTGGGGCTCAGGGCCACCTGGAGCACCGCGTCGGCGGCTTTCTGCTGCGCGGTGGTCAGGTCGGACATCTCGATGCCCTCGCGGGGCACGGTGGTCGCGGGGAAGTTCGACCAGGTCTGCCGCGCCTTGTTGTCCGAGAAGTCGTACTCGACCTTGTCCCGCTTGGTGTCGTCCAGCGTGGCCAGGAACTCCTTGACCGCCTTGACGACCGCCGCGGTGTTGGCGCCGCCCGCGCTTGCCCCGTCGGTGTTGAGGTTGACCTCTGTGACCTCCTGCATACCCATCCCGCCTGGGCCCCCCTGGCTGTTGCTCTGCTGCGCCGAGGGGGTCGAGGACGATGTCGTCGAATCACCTGAACCGCAGCCGCTGACGACGAGAGTCGCCGACAGAACAGCGCCGGTTGTGAGAGCAAGGTTCTTGCGCATGGTCGGAGAAATCTCCTCGGATCGCAGACGGGGGAGAGAGAAGAGGGAAGGGAGAAGGGGGAAGAGAGAAGAGAGAAGGGGGGAAGCGTGTTCCGAATTCCTTGTCTATCACGTCGTCACCAGGATCCGAGCTCTCAAGTTCCTCTGAACTCCCTGTGATGTGGTCCCTACCTGAGGATATTGATCCCGTCCCCGTGTCATCGACCGGGCGGTCGATTCCGCTGGATGCGGCCGCCGCAGCGATGCTTCTGACGCCGAGCGTCTTGAGGTGGGCGATGCCCTGGGTGAATGGAACGACCGGTTCATAAGGCTTCCGCGGGTCCGCGGCCCCGGCTGACGGCCTTGAGCAAGCAGAATGCTTTGGAACCTGCCTGCATGCCGGTGAGGTGTCCCTTGCGAAGATGCGCGACGCGCAATCTTAGATTTCGGAAAAGTGCCGTAGGCGTTCGGGCGCGGTGATTCGCCGGGGGAGGCGCGTTGTTCGATGCCGGTCGCCGACGACGGTGTGCCCCTGCTGCTGTCGCTCAGGACTGTTCGTTGTTCTTCGACGGGACGAAGAGCAGGGCCATGCCGTGCAGTAGGGACGTGTTGCGGGCGGTGGTGTCAACGCTGTGCCGTGTCGGCCCGGCGGCGGTGGACGTGGGCCGGCCGGTTCGGGACGGCTTGGTCGTGGAGCTGACGGTGTGCGGCATGGGAGACGCTCCTTAGGTTCGACAGGGCTCGAGAGGTTCGAAGGGGTTTGAGGTGGTTCTGGGACTTGGGTGTGTTGCAAAGACGTTCGAGACGGTTCGGCGGGTCCGAGAGCGGGGCGCGGTGTGTCCCGTTCGGGTCAGGCGTGTCGGCCGCGGCTCCGGAGGAGACCGCTGCCCGCGCCGAGGGCGACGACGCCCATGCCGGCGCTGGTGAGGAGGCCCTGGGCGCCGGCGACGGCGAAGGGGGCGACCGCGGCGACGGCGAGGTTGAACAGGAACAGGAACCACAGCACGGGGCGGGAGGACAGGAGCGCCTTCATGGGGTTTTCCTTTCAGGGAAGCCGTTTGCTTGCTTGAGTTAGGCAACCATATTCGCTTGCTTAAGTCAAGCAACCCGTCTCCCGCGATGCGGATGCGCCGCGCGCCCCGCCCGCCGGTCCGGACGACCAAGAGGGAAGCGCCGGCGCCTGACCGGCTGGTATGGATCCGACCTGCGGAGATGTCTCGTTGTTGGAGTGGCTGTACGGGCCGGATCGCACCGCATCGCTGTCGACCGCGGTCGTCCGCCTCACAGGGGACGCTCACACGGGCACGCTCACACGGGCACGCTCACACGTTGCCGCTCCGCCTCCGCGAGTCGTGCTGAGCGTGTCCGGGTGCCGAAGGCGGCCAGGGCGATCGCGCCGAGAAGCCAGGTGCCGGCGATGAAGTAGAAGACGCTCTGGTAGCCGTGGCCGTTGTAGAGCGCTGCGACGATCAGTGGACCGGCGGCGTTCGACAGTCGGCCGAGGCCGTAGGAGACGCTCGTGCCCAGCGAGCGGCTTCGTGTGTCGAAGAGCTCGGGGGAGTAGGCGTAGGCGAGGGCGGTGTAGCCGCGTTCGAAGAGGTTCACCAGGAAGCCGAACACGATGATGAGGACCGGGTTGAAGGTGAGGCCGTACAGCAGGCCGCAGACCGCGATCACCGTGCCGAAGGCGACCAGGCACCACTTGCGCTCGAACCGGTCGGTGACCAGGGAGGCCAGGTAGCAGCCGAGTGGTGCGCCGACGGTGGTCAGGGCCACGTAGAAGACGGACTTCTCGACGCTGAACCCCTCCTTGGCCAGCAGGGTGGGCGCCCAGCTGGAGTAGCCGAAGAAGCCGATGGTCTGCGTCATCCACAGCACGGTGAGCAGGAGCGTCGGGAAGAGGTACTTCCGCTGGAGGAGCAGTCGCAGTGGCGCCTTTGTCGACGGCTTTTCGTCGACCGGGGGCGCGGGCTCGGGGAGGGGGCCCTTCTCCTCGGCGACGCTTGTCTCGATCTCCCGCAGGATCGCGTCCGCCGTGGCGTGGTCCCCCCTGCTTTCGAGCCAGCGCGGTGACTCCTTGAGGTGCCGGGTGAACAGGACGAGCAGGATGCCCAGGGAGCCCCAGAGGTAGACCAGCCGCCACGACCAGTCGTTGAGCGGTACGACCGCGCTGGCGATGAGGTTGGTGACGGGTGTGCCGCAGATGCCGATGGCTATGGCGTACGCCTGGTACTTGCCGCGGATCGCCGACGGGTACATCTCGTTGACGTAGACGACCCCCACGACGGTCATCGCCGACAGGCCGGCCGAGGTCAGGACGCGGAACACGCCGAGCGACACGAGGTCCCAGGAGAACACCGCCGCGAACGAGGAGAGGCCGAAGAAGAGCGTCGTCCACAGCAGGGACCGTTTGCGGCCCCATCGGTCGGCGATGGATCCGGCGACGATCGCCCCGGCGAACATGCCGACGAACGACAGCGAGGTGACGTAGGCGATCTGGTCGACGGTCACGCCCCACAGTTTGATCAGTTTCGGTGCGGTGGTGGCGAAGCTGTTGATGTCGGCGAACTCGAAGAAGTACGCGAAGGCGACGGCGAGCAGGGTGACCTTGTGGAACCGGGCGACCGGAAGCCGGTCCAGCCGGTTCAGCGCGTTGGCGTGTTGCATGAGCGGCCCTTGTCGAAGTCGGGGAGAAGGGGAGGAGAAGGGAAGGGGAGGAGAGGGGAGGGGAGTTGGGGGCGTCAGCGGGGAGTTGAGGCGTCAGACGCTCTCGCCGGGCCAGTACAGGCCCATCGGGTTGGCGACGAGGAGCTTGTGCCGCTGTTCGTCGGTGACCGCCACCTGCGGGATGCAGTCGACGAGGAGGCCGTCGTCCGGCATGTGGTCGGTGAGGTTGGGGTGGGGCCAGTCGGTGCCCCACAGCACCCGGTCGGGGAACTCCTCCACGACGCGGCGGGCGAAGGGGACGACGTCGGTGTAGGCGCGGCGTTCGCCGTTCAGGGCGGCTGGCCCGGTGACGCTGAGACGCTCGGGGCAGGTCACCTTCACCCAGACGTCGTTGTTCTCGACGAAGCGCAGGAACCGGGTGAACTGCGGCCCGTCCACCGGCTGGGTCACGTCAGGGCGACCCATGTGGTCCACCACCAGCGGCACGGGCAGCGACCCGAAGAAGCCCTCCAGTTCGGGCAGGTCGGCGCTCTCGAAGTAGAGGACGACGTGCCAGCCCAGCGGGGCGACCTTCTTGGCGATCGTCTGCAGGTCGTCCTCGGGCGAGGCGTCGACCAGACGCCGTACGAAGTTGAAGCGCACTCCGCGCACGCCCGCCGCGTCGAGCGCGAGCAGTTCGCCCTCGTCGATGTCCGGTCGGACGGTCGCGACGCCGCGCGCCCGGCCGCCGGCCGCCCGGACGGCGTCGACCATGGCGTTGTTGTCCGAGCCGTGGCAGGTGGCCTGCACGATGACGTTGCGGGCGACGCCCAAATGGTCGCGGAGCGCGAACAGTTCGTCCTTGCCGCCGTCGCAGGGCGTGTACTTCCGCTCCGGAGCGAAGGGGAACTCGCTCTGCGGGCCGAAGACATGGCAGTGGGCGTCGACAGTCCCCGGCGGCAGCCGGAAGGCCGGTTCGGACGGATTCTCGTACCAGTCCAGCCAGCCGGGGGACTTGGGGAAGAGAGTGCTTATGCGCTTCACCGACCCTGGCGCTTCAGCAGTGCGTCCAGGCGGGGATACACCGCCCGGGCGTTGTGCTCCTGGACCGCCGCCAGGTCGTCCGCGGGCAGCTTGGCCGCCTCCGCGTAGCGGCGGGTGTCGTCGAAGTGGTGGCCGGTGCACGGGTCGACGTCCCGCACCGCGCCGATCATCTCCGAGGCGAACAGGATGTTGCGGGCCGGAACGACGTCGTAGAGGAGGTCGGAGCCGGGCTGGTGGTACACGCAGGTGTCGAAGTAGACGTTGCCCAGGACGTGTTCCTCCAGGGGAGGCTTCCCGAGCGCCATCGCGAGGCCCCGGAAGCGGCCCCAGTGGTAGGGGACCGCCCCGCCGCCGTGCGGGATCACGAGGCGCAGGGTCGGGAAGTCGGCGAACAGGTCACCCTGGACCAGCTGCATGAACGCCGTGGTGTCGGCGTTGAGGTAGTGCGCGCCGGTGGTGTGGAAGGCGGGGTTGACGCTTGTGCTGACATGGATCATCGCCGGGATGTCGTACTCCACCATCTTCTCGTAGAGCGGGTACCACGAGCGGTCGGTGAGCGGCGGGGCGGTCCAGTGGCCGCCCGAGGGATCGGGGTTGAGGTTGACTGCGACGGTGCCGAACTCCTCGACGCAGCGAGTGAGTTCCGGGACGCAGGTGGCCGGATCGACGCCGGGTGACTGCGGCAGCATCGCGGCCGGCACGAAGCGCTCCGGGTACAACTGGCTCACGCGGTGGCAGAGTTCGTTGCAGATGGCCGCCCAGGCGGCGGAGGTCTCGAAACCCCCGACGTGGTGCGCCATGAACGACGCGCGGGGCGAGAAGACCGTCATGTCGATGCCGCGCTCGTCCATCAGCCGCAACTGGTTCGGCTCGATGGTCTCGCGCAGCTCG
This window of the Streptomyces sp. NBC_01275 genome carries:
- a CDS encoding DUF3500 domain-containing protein yields the protein MQEVTEVNLNTDGASAGGANTAAVVKAVKEFLATLDDTKRDKVEYDFSDNKARQTWSNFPATTVPREGIEMSDLTTAQQKAADAVLQVALSPSGAQEDADIREADNKLNSLGGQGADGFGSLKDYYFAVYGTPSTTQPFMVQFGGHHLARNLTYNGDKVSQTPQFVGSEPTSFKSGGTTVEPVKAESTAMFGMLAGLDATQKKAAEITSGTFDDLVMGPGKDSGVFPTSEGLLVSELTAAQKKLVIAAIRTYVGDLASTAADKLTAKYESELDKTRIGWSNNAGPTDENSYIRIDGPSVWIEFINTRSQSTPDIHYHSVYRDKTNDYGSSTPK
- a CDS encoding HupE/UreJ family protein → MTVRAFTPPLAAPRTGRHPRRGPLGRWAARAGTLLTCLAALTAILTITAPTRANAHPLSTTAILLDVAPEQVTGTVELPIDRLAIALDEPLTAKTVVQPARLEELRRYVLSHTSAADPDGTRWTTTVSGGRVENIDGVDHLVFSLVLRPPTGTVHDFRLTYDAIVHHLLSHQILVSLRPDGSDGYTTVGVLDWQQHTISVPAAGASTEHGFAAAVHLGIRHIAEGADHLLFLIMLLLPAPLLARRGRWVRADDLRRNCLRVVHVVTAFAVGHSITLALAALGYISAPTRVVESLIALSILVSGIHALRPLVPGGEAWIAAGFGLMHGLAFATLLGGLDLGRGSLVAGLLGFNLGIELTQLMVVALLMPSLLLLSRTRIYPAARRTVAAIGIVLAAAWLAERTTLLPNNPLNHVSDALIAHPFLVAGALAAVAAVGWSVPGLRTART
- a CDS encoding amidohydrolase family protein; its protein translation is MSTLFPKSPGWLDWYENPSEPAFRLPPGTVDAHCHVFGPQSEFPFAPERKYTPCDGGKDELFALRDHLGVARNVIVQATCHGSDNNAMVDAVRAAGGRARGVATVRPDIDEGELLALDAAGVRGVRFNFVRRLVDASPEDDLQTIAKKVAPLGWHVVLYFESADLPELEGFFGSLPVPLVVDHMGRPDVTQPVDGPQFTRFLRFVENNDVWVKVTCPERLSVTGPAALNGERRAYTDVVPFARRVVEEFPDRVLWGTDWPHPNLTDHMPDDGLLVDCIPQVAVTDEQRHKLLVANPMGLYWPGESV
- a CDS encoding MFS transporter — protein: MQHANALNRLDRLPVARFHKVTLLAVAFAYFFEFADINSFATTAPKLIKLWGVTVDQIAYVTSLSFVGMFAGAIVAGSIADRWGRKRSLLWTTLFFGLSSFAAVFSWDLVSLGVFRVLTSAGLSAMTVVGVVYVNEMYPSAIRGKYQAYAIAIGICGTPVTNLIASAVVPLNDWSWRLVYLWGSLGILLVLFTRHLKESPRWLESRGDHATADAILREIETSVAEEKGPLPEPAPPVDEKPSTKAPLRLLLQRKYLFPTLLLTVLWMTQTIGFFGYSSWAPTLLAKEGFSVEKSVFYVALTTVGAPLGCYLASLVTDRFERKWCLVAFGTVIAVCGLLYGLTFNPVLIIVFGFLVNLFERGYTALAYAYSPELFDTRSRSLGTSVSYGLGRLSNAAGPLIVAALYNGHGYQSVFYFIAGTWLLGAIALAAFGTRTRSARLAEAERQRVSVPV
- a CDS encoding amidohydrolase family protein, whose translation is MIIDCHGHYTTAPPALEAWRKRQIVSLTDPSAAPARADLRIGDDELRETIEPNQLRLMDERGIDMTVFSPRASFMAHHVGGFETSAAWAAICNELCHRVSQLYPERFVPAAMLPQSPGVDPATCVPELTRCVEEFGTVAVNLNPDPSGGHWTAPPLTDRSWYPLYEKMVEYDIPAMIHVSTSVNPAFHTTGAHYLNADTTAFMQLVQGDLFADFPTLRLVIPHGGGAVPYHWGRFRGLAMALGKPPLEEHVLGNVYFDTCVYHQPGSDLLYDVVPARNILFASEMIGAVRDVDPCTGHHFDDTRRYAEAAKLPADDLAAVQEHNARAVYPRLDALLKRQGR